GCTGGTCTGCGCATTGCCGGGCGCCCAGGCGACGATCACCAGGCGGCGGCTCATCGGGTTGCGCTTGAGCTCGTCGATGGCGTAGCGGACCTGGTCGTTAAAGGCGGGCTCGCCCTCCGGAGTGTGCACGGGGAAGTGGCGCCAGAAGTTTCCATAGGCGCTGGGCACTTTGCCGTCTTCATCGGCCCACGGGTCCCAGAACTTGCAGTTGTGTTTCTTGAGCAGGTGAATGTGCGTGTCGCCGGAGAGGAACCACAGGTTCTCGACGACGATGTTCTTCCACGAAATTTCCTTCGTGGTCAGCAGCGGAAAGCCCTCGCGCAGGTCGATCTCATAGTTGATGTTGAAGGTCGAGATGGTATCGACGCCCGTCCGGTTTTCCTTCCGGGTACCCTTCTCCAACACTTCCCGAACCGTATCGAGATAGACCTTCACGGACGCTCCTCCCGCTGCCTCAAAGTCACGCGCTCACAAGACTGGAGGTCATAGCCGCTCGCGCCGGGCGTGGCCAACTGCGGAAGGGAGCTACCATCCCCGTTCGCCCTGAGGAGGCCCGAAAGGGCCGTCTCGAAGGGTTGAATGGGCCGCTGACGATTGAGGCTATCGATTCGTCCTTCGAGACGCCGCTCCGCGGTTCCTCAGGACGAACGGATTTCACCGTCGGTGCCGTCAGTCGATCAGCTTGGCCAGGTGGGCCTTGATCTTGTCCTTGACGCGGGGGTTGGGACAGCAACGGGCCGAGCGCTCGAAGGCTTCGTAGCACTTGCGCTTGAAGCCCAGCTTTTCATAGATGAGCGAGAGATTCTTGAAGACAATGAAGTTGTTGGGTTCGAGCTCGCCCGCTTTTTCGAAGGCTTCGATCGCCTTGTAGATCTTCTTCTGGCGCTCATAGACGCTGGCCAGTGCGTGGTAGGCCGGCGCGAGGAATTCATCGTATTCAACGGCCTGCTCAAAACACACCGCCGCCTGGTCGAACTCGCCCAGCTCGAAATGCCCCTGCCCCTCGGCCAGCAGGCGCTGGGCCTCGGCCTCGGCGGCGCGATCGGCGGCCGAGCCCTCGGCGCTCAGGAGCCCGTCGATGGTGGCAAGCAGGTCGTAGTTGCTCACCGGTTTTTCCAGCACCGCGTTGGCGCCGCTGAGTTCCTGCAGATCGGCGCATCCGCGCCAGCCGCGAAAGCTGTCGGTGGTCAGCAGCACCGGAACCGCGCCAAAACGATTGCTGGCCTTGAGCTTCTTCGCCACGGCGATGCCCGCCATTTCGTCAGCGGAAACCTCGAGCACGATGACGTGGGGAACGAACTGGGTGATGATCTGGAAGACCTGGTCGTGCTGCTGGGTCTCGCGCACGTCGTAGCCTTCGCGGCGCAGGGCCAGGCGCTGCTCGCGCAGTACGCCGGGGTCGCGATCGTAGAGAATGACTTGTCTGAGCTCGCCGGCATTCATGCTTGCTGCTCCGCTCTGTGATGTCGCCGCCGCTGCCTGCGCGGGCGCCGGGGCCTTTGCGGGCGGTGGAGGTGGCGCGGCCGCCGGGGCCGGCGGTGCCGCGGGCGGCGGCGGTGCAGGCGGTGGCGGGCTCGCGGACGCGTCGTCCCAACTGTCAAAGTCGACGGCGGCCTGCTCGTTCTCGGTCTGCAGGATCGGCAGCTCTTCTTCGTCGTCGTCGAAGTCGATCTGCCGCTCGGTCGGGCCCACACGGACCTCGGCCGGCGCCGCGCTTTCGTCTTCCGGAATCAGAATTTCCTGTCCGTATTCTAGCGCACGATACGCGCGGTCAATCAATTCGAGTAAATCCTGTTCACAACAGGCGACCGGTTCGACTTTCTTGGAGAGCATGGCCTCCACGTCGTCGCAGACCATCAGATCGGCGGGATTGGCCAGCGCCACGGCGATGCTGCGCTCGTTGCGGCGCACGG
This genomic interval from Chrysiogenia bacterium contains the following:
- a CDS encoding tetratricopeptide repeat protein; its protein translation is MAETIRLGDLLVNAGVIDGAQLRSALAEQQKWGGKLGAHLVKMGFTDFWTISRALGKQFGLPAFNPRTEEVDLTLLKSVPQKFALEKHCLPVRRNERSIAVALANPADLMVCDDVEAMLSKKVEPVACCEQDLLELIDRAYRALEYGQEILIPEDESAAPAEVRVGPTERQIDFDDDEEELPILQTENEQAAVDFDSWDDASASPPPPAPPPPAAPPAPAAAPPPPPAKAPAPAQAAAATSQSGAASMNAGELRQVILYDRDPGVLREQRLALRREGYDVRETQQHDQVFQIITQFVPHVIVLEVSADEMAGIAVAKKLKASNRFGAVPVLLTTDSFRGWRGCADLQELSGANAVLEKPVSNYDLLATIDGLLSAEGSAADRAAEAEAQRLLAEGQGHFELGEFDQAAVCFEQAVEYDEFLAPAYHALASVYERQKKIYKAIEAFEKAGELEPNNFIVFKNLSLIYEKLGFKRKCYEAFERSARCCPNPRVKDKIKAHLAKLID